The following proteins are co-located in the Vigna angularis cultivar LongXiaoDou No.4 chromosome 2, ASM1680809v1, whole genome shotgun sequence genome:
- the LOC108327060 gene encoding serine/threonine-protein kinase haspin homolog, whose product MSTNSKAIKGSGFPLPRCPSSISNASSSSLDLWSQIIAADSPQPQRIDVIYRRRHPRNPHNPTNSNPSDPPLLRPTRPSLDPNKRVSWNRSLSTRGRTSIAVGACMVYQPQLKKDKRKGKPALPKGKLVQPPNVEKERLYFEEVDAFELLEESPSPKKSTWITDDMTQEGPLPTICSRLEKWLHSRRLNSSYGPSTTLSKILDTSSTRLEGIQDIDFSTPELRILETNEKNNSLLQTSKTGDRKTSVGSDIHMRQTNEKMLFAHSGEGCEDINAAVKKLSLASTSSSVDNDHISPFSALLATCGQSTPSLLQDIFSSVSKTIVKVGEGTFGEAFKVNNYVCKIVPFDGDFRVNGEIQKRSEELLEEVLLCKTLNLLRGKEGASDNLCNAFIDCIEFRVCQGPYDAELIRAWEDWDLKHGSENDHPKEFPEKQCYVVFVQEHGGKDLEGFALLNFDEARALLAQVTAGLAVAESAFEFEHRDLHWGNILVGRSDSEELQFTLDGRKMLVKTYGLIISIIDFTLSRINTGDRILYLDLSSDPDLFKGPKGDKQSETYRKMKEVTEDWWEGSCPKTNVLWLIYLVDILLTKKSFERTSKHERDLRSFKKRLDKYESSKEAILDPFFTDLFIESDAKV is encoded by the exons ATGAGCACCAATTCCAAAGCAATTAAGGGCTCGGGTTTTCCTCTTCCTCGCTGCCCCTCCTCAATTTCAaatgcatcatcttcttcactTGATCTCTGGTCACAAATCATCGCCGCCGATTCCCCCCAACCCCAACGAATCGACGTCATTTACCGGAGAAGACACCCTCGCAACCCCCACAATCCTACCAACTC AAACCCTTCCGATCCTCCCCTACTGCGTCCTACTCGGCCAAGTTTGGATCCCAACAAGCGAGTCAGTTGGAATCGTTCGCTTTCCACCAG AGGGAGGACTAGTATTGCTGTTGGTGCTTGTATGGTTTACCAGCCTCAGTTGAAGAAGGACAAAAGGAAAGGAAAGCCTGCACTTCCCAAA GGGAAGCTTGTGCAACCTCCGAACGTTGAGAAGGAGAGGTTATACTTTGAAGAGGTTGATGCTTTTGAGTTGTTGGAGGAAAGCCCCTCACCCAAGAAAAGCACATGGATCACAGATGATATGACACAAGAGGGACCATTGCCAACTATATGCTCCAGATTAGAAAAATGGTTACACTCCAGAAGGTTGAACTCCTCCTACGGTCCCTCGACCACACTGTCCAAAATACTAGATACTTCATCCACGCGTTTGGAAGGTATTCAAGATATTGATTTTAGTACCCCTGAATTGAGAATATTGGAAACAAATGAGAAAAACAATTCACTACTGCAAACCAGTAAAACCGGAGATAGGAAAACTTCTGTTGGAAGTGACATTCATATGCGccaaacaaatgaaaaaatgcTGTTTGCTCATAGTGGTGAAGGATGTGAAGATATTAATGCTGCCGTTAAGAAACTTTCTCTGGCATCAACGTCATCTTCGGTTGACAATGACCACATTAGTCCATTTTCCGCTTTATTAGCAACCTGTGGACAGTCTACACCTTCACTGTTACAGGATATCTTTTCTAG tGTCTCAAAAACTATTGTGAAAGTTGGTGAAGGAACATTTGGAGAAGCCTTCAAGGTTAATAACTATGTCTGTAAAATTGTTCCGTTTGACGGGGACTTCAGAGTGAATGGTGAAATACAAAAG AGATCTGAAGAATTACTAGAGGAGGTGCTTCTCTGCAAAACTCTCAATTTATTGAGAGGAAAAGAAGGAGCTTCTGATAATTTGTGCAACGCATTTATCGATTGCATAGA ATTTAGAGTATGTCAGGGACCTTATGACGCGGAACTAATTCGAGCATGGGAAGATTGGGATCTAAAGCATGGTTCAGAGAATGATCATCCAAAAGAGTTTCCAGAGAAACAG TGTTACGTGGTGTTCGTACAAGAACATGGTGGCAAGGATCTTGAAGGTTTTGCCCTCCTGAATTTTGACGAGGCAAGGGCATTACTGGCTCAG GTTACGGCTGGGCTTGCTGTGGCTGAGTCTGCGTTTGAATTTGAACACAGAGATCTTCACTG GGGAAATATACTTGTGGGCCGAAGTGACTCTGAAGAGTTGCAGTTCACTCTCGATGGCAGGAAGATGTTAGTCAAAACGTATGGTTTAATAATATCTATTATTGACTTCACTCTATCAAGAATAAACACAG GTGATAGAATACTGTATTTAGATCTTTCCTCTGATCCTGACCTATTTAAAGGACCGAAAGGGGATAAACAG TCAGAAACATATAGGAAGATGAAGGAGGTGACTGAAGATTGGTGGGAAGGAAG TTGTCCTAAAACAAACGTTTTATGGTTGATCTATTTGGTAGACATACTCCTCACGAAGAAATCATTT GAACGTACCTCGAAGCACGAGAGAGATCTACGCTCCTTTAAGAAACGCCTTGACAAGTATGAATCGTCAAAGGAAGCAATTCTTGATCCCTTCTTCACTGATTTGTTCATTGAGTCTGACGCAAAGGTTTAA
- the LOC108329187 gene encoding uncharacterized protein LOC108329187, whose amino-acid sequence MGGDGATANAEAQYASAKTSVWWDIENCHVPKGSDPHAIAQNISSALVRMNYRGPVSISAYGDTTRIPPSVQHALSSTGISLHHVPAGVKDASDKKILVDMLFWAVDNPAPANYLLISGDRDFSNALHQLRMRRYNILLAQPQKASAPLVAAAKSVWLWTSLLAGGPPLSNGESQQLGSGSLSHVSSSDSLQVPVTSTAQMQQQVESYSEVHAGNSKFPNGGRGFDTRFQGKPNWRSPSQSNAPRAVNPPPSGLQDNRNNINSYRPGNFNPNVPLSGSATNYVHGNTDQLWSSNSNLQGNHQVPYSQPLRPNNFPLQPPFAPSNSYTPNPHTFAPPMVPPRTGGPNFNSGPQTNVPDIGNLNISGYPNSVHNPPTIQQRNGDLKQNPNSSAPHVLRSIDEKNGHVVHNSGTQQLRQGYQHGPEYQPMLPAAMGNNNPPGSGMWGTPGCPKPSEYVQGLIGVVLLALNSLKNAKMMPTEANITDCIRFGDPKHRNTDVKKALESAIEQNMVVKQNLGALPLYVGKNDKLWKCVNPLGGNPKQRSKETWDQIEKFLTTPAGRSAIMATLCKYEAGIVIKNMCFKDLALGDVLQILNMLITHKKWIAHHPSGWQPLSIALPETNPDSGVVARV is encoded by the exons ATGGGCGGAGATGGAGCGACGGCCAACGCGGAGGCGCAGTACGCCTCTGCAAAGACATCGGTGTGGTGGGACATCGAAAACTGCCATGTGCCCAAGGGTTCGGATCCGCACGCGATCGCGCAGAACATCAGCTCCGCGCTGGTCCGCATGAATTACCGTGGCCCTGTCTCCATCTCCGCCTACGGAGACACCACGCGCATCCCACCCTCAGTACAACACGCGCTCTCCAGCACCGGAATTTCCCTCCACCACGTCCCTGCCG GCGTGAAAGACGCAAGTGACAAGAAGATTCTTGTTGACATGCTATTCTGGGCCGTGGATAATCCCGCACCCgccaattatttattaatttcggGTGACCGAGACTTCTCAAATGCTCTCCATCAACTTCGGATGAGGAGGTATAATATTCTTCTTGCGCAACCTCAGAAGGCATCAGCACCCTTGGTTGCTGCTGCCAAGAGTGTATGGCTTTGGACTAGCCTCTTAGCTGGAGGACCTCCTCTGTCTAATGGTGAATCGCAACAACTTGGTAGTGGTAGCCTAAGCCATGTTTCATCTTCTGACTCCTTACAAGTTCCAGTTACAAGTACTGCTCAGATGCAGCAACAAGTAGAATCCTATTCAGAAGTTCATGCAGGAAATTCAAAATTTCCAAATGGAGGCAGGGGATTCGATACTAGGTTTCAGGGTAAACCTAATTGGAGAAGCCCGAGTCAATCAAATGCACCCAGAGCCGTGAATCCACCACCATCTGGACTTCAAGATAATCGTAATAATATAAACTCTTATCGACCTGGCAACTTTAATCCAAATGTTCCGTTGAGTGGATCTGCTACAAATTATGTTCATGGCAACACTGATCAGTTATGGAGCAGTAATAGTAATCTACAGGGCAATCATCAAGTTCCTTATTCCCAGCCATTAAGACCAAATAACTTCCCATTGCAGCCTCCTTTTGCGCCTAGTAATTCATATACTCCAAATCCCCATACTTTTGCACCTCCAATGGTGCCACCTAGAACTGGTGGTCCCAATTTCAACTCAGGGCCACAAACCAATGTGCCAGATATTGGTAATCTAAACATTTCGGGATATCCTAATAGCGTTCATAACCCACCTACTATTCAACAACGGAATGGAGATTTGAAACAAAATCCTAATAGTAGTGCTCCACATGTTTTAAGAtcaattgatgaaaaaaatggaCATGTGGTACATAACAGTGGCACACAACAATTACGCCAAGGTTATCAACATGGTCCAGAATATCAACCAATGCTACCGGCAGCAATGGGTAATAATAATCCTCCTGGTAGTGGTATGTGGGGTACTCCAGGATGTCCTAAGCCTTCTGAATATGTACAAGGCCTAATAGGGGTTGTTTTACTTGCCTTGAACTCACTGAAAAATGCAAAGATGATGCCAACTGAGGCAAATATAACTGATTGCATCCGTTTTGGAGATCCCAAGCACCGCAACACTGATGTTAAGAAGGCTCTTGAAAGTGCTATTGAGCAGAATATGGTTGTGAAACAGAATTTAGGTGCTTTGCCATTGTATGTTGGTAAGAATGATAAACTATGGAAATGCGTCAATCCTTTAGGTGGTAATCCTAAGCAGCGCTCAAAAGAAACATGGGATCAAATTGAAAAGTTTTTAACAACTCCTGCTGGAAGATCAGCAATAATGGCTACTCTGTGCAA GTACGAAGCAGGTATTGTGATTAAGAATATGTGCTTCAAAGATCTTGCTTTGGGTGATGTCCTTCAGATATTGAACATGTTAATTACCCATAAAAAATGGATTGCACATCATCCGTCTGGTTGGCAACCACTTAGCATTGCTCTACCTGAGACAAACCCTGATTCAGGGGTTGTGGCTAGAGTATAA
- the LOC108326965 gene encoding uncharacterized protein LOC108326965: MAKEPSPCLFFLSFLILLSSGTASSPSVDSSFLHQSKIFKSQIRFSVSDYKILTTLTGTNLSVDFFLNENFVSSKSSPVAWMKVHLLNILPQVDISSVIVRCGSECLGRDEMPLLIPVMESIHSFLSNLQLGREVKVSVAFPLSFLENLNASYENDLLKIVAFVKKIDSFIMLEDANDGELGTGRSVIERTTLTSIFPCKDVPVVFTIKSRDIPSSMELTQFRGAVSKYLGEGSHFTKRIAALCAEVQTTKGFVLGDLKREEGEGIIPLILREKPSKVHIRRILQVTNNSPTTVSPTNPTPPAPVISPPDTPTIITVPSTNPVTVSPTNPGATPVTVPSTTPASPLAPTNPANPGPQSVTNPATSFPPPSGNGPVTNALPPPPNTNAQASPGGQSWCVAKTGVSEATLQTALDYACGMPSVDCSQIQQGGSCYNPNSIQNHASFAFNSYYQKNPASTSCDFGGAATIVNTNPSSGSCIYPSSSGTGTSGSNGSPSVLGSQSPPDLNTSNSAGLRPSINFMVLVVLSLAGIRLTI; encoded by the exons ATGGCCAAGGAACCTTCTCCAtgtctcttcttcctctcttttctcATTCTCCTTTCTTCCG GAACTGCATCTTCACCCTCTGTTGATTCCTCATTCCTCCACCAAAGCAAGATCTTCAAATCTCAGATTCGGTTTTCTGTTTCTGACTACAAGATTTTGACCACTCTCACTGGCACCAACCTGTCAGTTGATTTCTTCTTAAAcgaaaattttgtttcttcaaaatcatctcCAGTTGCATGGATGAAAGTTCATCTTTTGAACATTCTTCCCCAAGTGGACATCAGCAGCGTCATTGTTAGATGTGGCAGTGAGTGCTTAGGCCGAGATGAGATGCCTTTGCTCATACCTGTTATGGAATCAATTCATTCGTTTCTCAGCAATCTTCAACTGGGGAGGGAAGTAAAAGTCTCCGTGGCATTTCCGCTTTCGTTCTTGGAGAATTTGAATGCATCATATGAAAATGATCTTCTCAAGATTGTTGCGTTTGTAAAGAAAATAGATTCATTTATCATGCTAGAAGACGCCAATGATGGGGAATTGGGAACTGGTCGATCTGTTATTGAAAGAACCACCCTTACTTCTATTTTTCCTTGCAAAGATGTCCCTGTGGTTTTCACAATCAAGAGCCGTGATATTCCCAGTTCAATGGAATTAACTCAGTTTAGAGGGGCAGTATCCAAATATCTTGGAGAAGGATCTCATTTTACTAAAAGGATTGCTGCGTTGTGTGCAGAAGTACAGACAACCAAAGGTTTTGTACTGGGAGATCTCAAAAGAGAAGAGGGAGAAGGGATAATTCCTTTGATCCTAAGAGAAAAGCCAAGCAAAGTCCACATCAGAAGAATTCTTCAAGTCACAAACAACTCACCTACCACAGTTTCCCCCACAAATCCAACCCCACCTGCACCAGTCATCTCACCTCCAGATACACCAACCATCATAACAGTTCCTTCCACCAATCCTGTCACAGTTTCCCCCACTAATCCAGGGGCCACACCTGTGACAGTTCCTTCTACCACACCAGCTTCTCCCTTAGCACCCACAAATCCAGCCAATCCAGGGCCTCAATCAGTTACCAACCCTGCTACGTCATTTCCACCCCCATCAGGAAATGGTCCTGTCACAAATGCCCTTCCTCCTCCTCCAAACACAAATGCTCAAGCCTCGCCTGGGGGCCAGAGTTGGTGTGTGGCAAAGACTGGAGTTTCAGAAGCTACTCTTCAGACAGCATTGGACTATGCTTGTGGAATGCCAAGTGTAGATTGTTCACAAATACAGCAAGGTGGGAGTTGTTACAATCCAAATTCAATACAAAACCATGCTTCTTTTGCCTTCAATAGCTACTACCAGAAGAATCCTGCGTCAACAAGCTGCGACTTTGGAGGCGCTGCAACCATAGTTAACACCAATCCAA GTTCGGGTTCTTGCATTTACCCATCTTCTTCAGGGACAGGCACATCCGG CTCTAATGGCTCACCTTCAGTTTTAGGATCCCAAAGCCCTCCTGATTTAAATACCTCAAATTCAGCTGGTCTGAGGCCTTCTATTAACTTTATGGTTCTGGTGGTATTATCCTTAGCCGGCATAAGACTCACTATATGA